Part of the Zingiber officinale cultivar Zhangliang chromosome 6A, Zo_v1.1, whole genome shotgun sequence genome, TAGCGACTCGAGTGGGCAAAGGTGACAGCCGACGACTAACGATTGGTGGCACGGTGAGGATGACAACTTCGGGCTGAGGGTGGCGCGACATCTGGCGGCGACAACATCGGGCGGAGATGCGAGGTAGAGGCTAGGAGCACGATGAAGAggggaagagaaaataaaacttaGGTTTTTATACTTAatcaatttccattttaattgagtattctaaacaggctttctatAGCGAAACAAGTTTATCCCCTTAAACATATTATACGAActctatttaaattttaaaaaatttctagaaaattctataagatTATTTCTTAACACATAATATTTGATTATTGTACCTCACAtattgtactcggggtaaaatcatAAGTTAAGATTTTACTAGTTGACTAGTATATGTCTCAGTCAACTAGTGGTTGAGAACCAGCAAACTGGGAATAGAATTCTAGGGTTTATGGTTCTAGGgtatcagtcaactggtaaagTTATCAGTCAACTaggagtgaacagaatgcttttgttcgCTCAGCCCAtgaagaccagtcgactgatccatagtAAGCAGTTGACTAGAATCGAGCCTTTAGGTTATAACAATCGAATTCCATAGAGGCTAGTCGACTGATAAGtatgacagtcgactggtagtggAAACACAACTTGTGTGTTTCCTCCGAAGTTCTATATAATGGGACTAGGATTGCTTAGCTTTGGTGATGAAATTAAAGGTTATTAACCCCTAATAGAGTTTGCAAAGCTCAAAGCAATCCAAGAGTTCTTGAtcaagtttgtggtgaggtttctctatCGACAAGGAGGGTTGAGTTAGTTGGAGTTTCAGGGACTAATACACCCATGAATTGATCAGGGATCATGCACCTTATGgataaccgtggagtaggagcgtTATCTCCGAATCACCTAAACAAACGTGTTaggatttattttctttcttcttgtctctAGAATTGGCTTTCATATTTGTTGgttgtatttccgttgcgctaacAAGTTAGAAAACACAAACGAAGTGAGTGACAATCTATTCACCGCCTCTAGCTGGTGATCAATATCCCAATAATATTCACTAAGGAAATATTCTAAAAAATATTCTCTAATAATTCAAAGTTCTCTAATTCCATCAACTGCTATCATTAGAAATTGGACTCAAAATTCTCTAGGTCTATCAGCCAGTTTGGAATGAAATTGACTGATGGACTTacactatttaaaattttaaaagtctgatatttttcaaattaagagAGTCTTGAGAATCTATTAGCAGTGTTGATTAGTGAGTATCATTGTCGAAGATCTTATAATGAATTTGTGCTAAATTTTATCAATACTttgtaagtttaaaaattcattgcTTTAAGTTTATGCTATTGGATTTAGATCTAGGGCAGAAATACATTAAGAAAGCTTATATGAATACATTAATTTTAGTCTGAAGTAATTCTGAATTCTTTAAGCTTATCAAGTCTTCTTAATATTTTCACCCcctcaaaactaaatttaaacaaatttttataGGGGtagattaaaaatataaaaaaaaatcactcaATATAGCAAAAGGATGATTATGCTCATTTTAGACGTCCATCACAGTCCGACCCTAAATTATATAAAGGATgataaattatgaaattaatttatagtcgatataaaaaaaaaaaacttattaggTCTAAACATAGTAAAGATTGGCAAAGCTCTTCTaagatgaaaaataaataaaaaaagtcaTAGGAGGgacattttgaaaatatatttcgtgatttaattattttgaaagttAGATAAGCTAAATGAAAAATCCCTAAACGGACGATTGAAATTAATAAGTAAAATTGAAACAACTATattataaaaaacaaaaaataaaataataattgctttttatatttttaaaattttattaattggtGTGTTTTCAATTTTCATTGTATAAGTTTGTTTCTTTACTAGTTCTGTGAAAATTTCACAGtcgaaaaaataaatgaaaaagaaatggATGGATAAAGTATTAAATTTAGggcaaaaaattattttcatactcttttctctctctctctctcgctctcgCTCATTAATCCATCCTCGCCTTATCCTTCTGCAATCCACCGCATCAAAAGGCAGGCCATGGCTTCCGCCCTCGGTGCCGCCGCTGTCCTTTCGCCTCCCGTCggcctcttctccctctcccgCAGTCTCCCAACCTTCTCCGTTTCCTCCAAAGTTCGATTCCCCTCTATCCCGACCCGCCTTTCCTCATCTCAAAGGCCTTTCCTCCCCCTTTCATCTTCAATCGCCCGCAAGTCGAACTTGCGCGCGGCTGCCGAAGAGGAGTCCATCCACACTGAGGATGTTGATCCGGCGGTTCCAGCGCCGGTGGAGGAGCAGTTGGCCGCTTCCACCGCCGCCAAAGAGGAAGACGTCTTTGCGGTAGTAATGGTGAGTCGAAAATTTGTTTGTGTCTTCATCACAATTTGTTTCTTAAGCTCTTCTCGGTGAATTCATTCTTGTAGATTTGTTCTTTAAAATTTGAACTCTGGGTAAAATTTTCAGGTCGGCTCACGGCAGTACATTGTTATCCCTGGACGATTCCTCTACACGCAGAGATTGAAAGATGCTAACGTCAATGACAAGGTTATAAGTTTGCCTCTCTGTTTTTCTAGCAATTCCTCTTCAAGACTCGTCTATGCAATTACGTCCTAAACTGATTTGTCCTTGTTTAAGAATGTAGACCTTCAAAATATTTAATGATCATGTTCATTTTTCCTACTAAGCAAAGTCACACTAGATTTCTAATTCCGAAATGTCTTATTTGAGGCCAATATCAGATATCATTAAGTAACATGGGGAAACAAAGTATGGGTAGAGTTGGATCATAGTTATGATCCAGAGGCTCTAGGATACCTGCGCCTTCAGGTTACAAAAAAAACCATGGTGGTCTTCCATAGGTCGGTTATGGAGAGTACATATGCGGACATGATTTGaagtagggctgtaaacaagccgagctgagctttggggtgttcaagcttgtttgataaggtaaccaagccgagacgagctgagcttaaaatgaactaagcttttgaaatgagtgtttaagcttgacttggtttattttttatgagcttgagcttggttcgtttagatgttatcaagctctcaattcaagcttgccTTGAGCTtcgttcgagcttggcttgagcttggttcgaggttggcttgagcttggttcgagcttggttcgtttagatgttatcacgctctcaattcaagcttgtttgattgtttaaaacttttagttgtttgattggttattgagtttgataatttaaatttatttatttattttattttattgtttatttagcatattgaaaagagttttattaatgaatatcagaatatggtttgtgaacattgttcatgaacgttgttcacgaatgttattcacgaatgttaacgagctgaacacatatttattcaagcttgtttatttagcttaATAAGCTGTTCaatcttgtttatttaattaatcttatgtatattgaacgatcATAAACAAACAATTACCAAGCTGAACACTAAGTTTGTttacgaacgcttggttcattacAGCCCTAGTCACCAAGAAACCTATTTGTGCCCCTAGGTCGCCCATCAAAGTGATGGCCTTCTACAAGTTCAATTGGTAAAGTAACAATAGTTACGATCCAGAGGCCTCCAAGAACTTGTCTACACTCTCTAGGTTTAGATCTGACCTATGTATATCCATCAAGGTAATTTACAGAATTAGGCTGCATTTATGATCCAGGGGCCTCCAAAACCCACCTGTGCTCTCAAATATTGGGTCTGAGTATCaaggcatttattttttaaaataactcaTTGATGTATATGTTTGTGGATGGCCATGTCTGCCGAGTTTACATGTTGAAGGAAACTTATTGCTTCTTTGTAATATTAGAGCAAAAATGTATTTGTGAAGTGGCCACAAATGCAACCTTTACAAACAATCCATCAGAGATGTAAGACCAAAAATATAATCATTTTCATGACACTTACCATGACCCTTCCTCGAGTTATCATCATTTTTTCTTTTAACTGACTGGACTAGTTGGTTTGACTGGTTAAATCATGAACAACAGATCAATCTAGTCAGGTTCAGATGATAGAAACATCTGATTGAACCATATTTTTGATCTGTTGGGATGATAGGAATAATATCATTGGAGGCTGTAAGACCGAAAAATATAATTATGTTCATGGCACTTACCATGACCCTTCCCCAAGTTATCatcaatatttcttttaactGACTGGACTAGTTGGTTTGACTGGTTAAATCATGAACAACAGATCAATCTAGTCAGGTTCAGATGATAGAAACATCCGATTGAACCATATTTTTGATCTGTTGGGATGATAGAAATAATATCATTAGAGGCTGTAAGACCGAAAAATATAATTATGTTCATGGCACTTCCCATGACCCTTCCTCAAGTTATCatcaatatttctgttaactgaCTGGACTAGTTGGTTTGACTGGTTAAATCATGAACAACAGATCAATTTTGTCAGGTTCGGATGATAGAAACATCCGATTGAACCATATATTTGATCTGTTGGGATGATAGAAATAAAAGATCATTGGAGGCTGTAAAACCgaaaatataattattttcatGGCACTTACCATTATCCTTTTTCCAAGTTGTCATCATTGTCTTATAACTGGACTGAACCAGCCAATTTGACTGGTTAAACCAGGAAGAGGAGGCCCATCCAGTGAATCCAGTCTGGTTTTGATGATAGAAACATCTTAGTTGAACATATTTTTGACCAGCTGAGAGAATAGGACTTGCTGGTTTTTgaccatttaaatgaggaattgGAGGTCAATCCAGTCAGGTTGAGATGATAAAAACATTCCACTTGAACTAGATATTTTGATTGGTTATTTAACTCCCACTCCTGCATCAAAAGCACTGGTTATGACATTAACTCAAACCTCTATCATGGACTTCTCTGCAGATTATTCTAAACAAAGTTTTGTTGGTTGGAACTCGAACAAAGGCATACATTGGACAACCAATTGTAACTAATGCTGCTGTGCATGCTGTTGTTGAGGAACAGGTAGATTTTTATCATCAGCACTAACAATCCTTCATATGAACTGCTTTAGGTTGTAACTCATCTTCTATTACTCATGCAGGGATTAGATCACAAAGTAATTGTTTTTAAATACAAGAGAAAGAAGAACTACCGCCGGAACATTGGTCATCGTCAGGTAATTTAATTCATATAATATAATCAGCAATGAACATTGTTTGGATCTATGTACTACGTTAAGGTTGATGAAAATGTTCAATGTTGGCACACAGCCAAGAACACGGATAAGAATCACCGGCATAACTGGATATGAAAATTTTCCTGCGGAAACTATGCCTGAGAATGTGCCTGCATAGGAGCGAGGGGGGGAGACCACCATTCTTATTCGCCCGGAACACATTGGGTGAAGGTTGTTGGTTTGTAGTCGTTAAGTTCTGTCAACATTACTGATGGTTTTGAAATTAAACTGCCGGTCCCCCTTCAGCGCTTCAATTCATAGCTCATAGCTAAATAGTCAACTTCACAGCTAAATTGCTCATCAATGCATTATCGCTGCCGCCGAATGAGTACAAGGCATTGGAATCCTGTCCTAAATTTGTGCATTTACATATTTGTATGTTGAAAAGAGAAGTTTGTGAGTCTGTAAAACTGTTAGTGAATGGCTATGCTTTGGTGATGGTTCCATCAATTCGGATGTGTTGCACTCTTTGCTCCTCTAAGAGTTGCTCGTGTTgctactgtttttttttttgcaatttctTTATATTTTCCGGGATTTGATGTCAAACTCCAATTGGTGAAGCTCATTTTAATATCACTCATGTGGAATCTGAGCCATTAGCAGAATGACTAG contains:
- the LOC121998112 gene encoding 50S ribosomal protein L21, chloroplastic-like, with translation MASALGAAAVLSPPVGLFSLSRSLPTFSVSSKVRFPSIPTRLSSSQRPFLPLSSSIARKSNLRAAAEEESIHTEDVDPAVPAPVEEQLAASTAAKEEDVFAVVMVGSRQYIVIPGRFLYTQRLKDANVNDKIILNKVLLVGTRTKAYIGQPIVTNAAVHAVVEEQGLDHKVIVFKYKRKKNYRRNIGHRQPRTRIRITGITGYENFPAETMPENVPA